aaataattttaattattttttaattatatttttaaattctgtaaaataattaaacaaagtgaattcgtagctaatttacgACTTATTTGCGTGGAACtgtacgaggaaatgacgaggaagATTGAACGAGTACTTTACGAGGTATTATTTTTGAGGTATTTACGTTTACTTTACGAGGATATACTTTCGAGATAAatacgtgtagtttacgaggaattactttcgaggtatttacgagaaAATATAGCAACattcttacgtggaatatttatgttgtctttacgacgaaatatggtATTTCGTCTTTACGACAAAAcgttttcctcgctaagttacgacgaattggcgagaaaatatgcgttacgacgaacGAGTAACGACAAAACGTGtttactcgttaattcctcgtaaacccTCTTTTGCGACGAAATCACGAGGAATACCGCCGTCGTTAAActtatattttcttgtagtgactttATTCAGTGCTTTAAATACTTTTGATATAAATCTATAACAATAAACTTTATAGCTACTGTCACAAAATCTACGGCTTAAACTCTAAAGTTAAAACCTAAAGCTACAACATCTGACAATCGAGCTCATGATCCTTATTTGCGGTAACAAGTGTTAAAAACAAAATGTCTACAGCGGAATCATCTTCCTTGTAAATAATTTGTTGAATTGTTTCAAAACATATCACAAAACATGATAGTAATACAAATcataacaaatataaatattataattaagaaAGTTTAAATTTCCAGTAAATGATTATCATCATAGTTAGAAATTTGTTAGTGTAAACAAGAGGAATGCATAATTATAGAAAGACAAAAGAagagaaactagaaatgaatccgtaaatctttaaatttgaattAGAATATAAGGGCATCATTAACTCCGGTCTCTTAGCTGAGGTTCTTAActcttgatttaacatttttttgttttttttcttacactTTTCGATATTATAAGagacatataatataaattgaatattattttatttaatataattaacaaCAAAACATATTTCTATGAACAAGCTTTAATAGCACATAATCGATAATAAATATAGCATTGATACAGCACATATGATAACGGTCAAAACAAAAGCTATCATAAAGTTCGACTAACCATAGCAagctaaaaaaaatgttatttagtGAAacggctcttatatctcttatttaagagacgattcttaacttttcttagttaaaatctaagaaaaactaagaactgtATCTTAACCTATCTAAGAAACTGGACGATGGTCTAATTATTTATTAGTGCCAGTCAAAAGATATTCTCTTGAGTCAAACAATACATGTTGAAATTTTAAGAATAAGCCTTCTTCTTTGCAACAAGAAGTCTTTCTTTGCAACAAGAAGTCTTTTTCATCTGAAAGATAAATAACAATCTTTTCATATTAAGCGAACTAAATTACAAGCCGGACAAACCAGAAAATTACAAGCCTGAATAATTAGCAGGAGTCTAAAGCCCTAATGTTTAAAGGGAAGCCACAGCCGGAAACAAGAGAATACAACGGAACATCAAACCAAAGACTATAAACAAAAAATGCAGACTATCACTAATTAAATTGATCAAAACAGACTCTTGCAGAAGAAAGGCTGAAGCAGAGTCGCAGGCAGCTGGATGGATAAATATCGGGGCACAAGCGAAGAGAAAAGAACCAGGCGCACAACAAGGACAAGCAGAGAAACCAAAGCGAGAATCACCCACCTAAACACCTAATTTTCACCTTAAAGgtctaaattaataattttacatcCCCACAAGCTGGACAAGAGGTTAGTCTTACAAGTACTAATTAAAGAAGACTACCCTGCCTCATCTGGACACTAAAGCGGGTACTGGACCTTCGGGCTCAGGGAAAAACCTCCCGGGTGAAGCTGGCCTGCTGCCTGACCGGGCCCAGGGATTGACCCGCGAAGCGGGGAACCctggattacaaaaaaaaaaaaaaaaaaaaaaaaaaaaaaaaaaaaaaatcagatgttTCGAGATAAGAGGtttccaaaattttgaaattgtaACTGAGTCAATCAAGACCAAAATACATTAATTGGTTTCCAAATTGTAGTAAATTATAACagaaataaatttataactgtcgtcaaaataaataaatttgtaactcCAAAGTAAAGCAATATATTAACATTTACACGGCGATGTACAATTACATAAATACTACCACATACCAAATAAATGTTTAGTCATCCCATCCCTTCgaatatatttacatttctgTTAACTCTATAAATAGGGAACAAAGTTTAATCGAACAACCCACTCCATATAATTTTCATTAGCAATGGCTCTCTTTGATAAGTCGCATAGCATTTTCATGGTTATGATCTCATTTTATAGTCTTTATACTATTTTTTCATCAGTGTTAGATGTCTCAAATGCTGTGCAGGAAACATCAACATCAGGATCTGCAGGCGTTGACGGCTTCTGGCCTCTAGCACCAAAGCATGTCATAATCAACAACACTGTACAGAGCAAGCAAACTCTGAATGTACATTGCAAATCTAGTGAAGATGACTTGGGGTTGATCCATATCCCTTGGAACCAAACATGGGGTTTCAAATTTCATGTTAACGTTTTCAAAACTACGAAGTTTAGATGCCACTTTACGTGGGGTATAGGCGAATCTCacgaatttaatatatttacggTAGCAAGAGACGACGACAATTTTGGAGATTATGAAGTCTGTAAAGTATGTATTTGGGAGGTGGGAAGAGACAATAAAGGGAAAGCTATGTGTCGAGTAAATCGAGATGAATTGAATCATCCTGTTTGTTTCCCTTGGGACGATAAAGCTATtttgtgagaagaagaagattattgTTGTTACTCtatatctaatataaaaaatgttataatcgtaatagattattttaaaataataccaTTCATATTGTCCGAATGCTTAAAAATCCTTTCTTTGAAAACACAAAGAAAGTAGTGTTCATATATTGAATATACTAGctagaaataataattttaaatataactagagattttttccgcgcttcgcgcggattatgtcttataaatttattttatttataatattatttgttaatttttttcttttatattaacttcttgtttttccaatgttagtttttttttaatttaaatttatatgttaataatttttcatttttttgttgtagatggagaattatattttttattgatggttttttgtatgtgatagtgacataaactttttgaaattttaaaataatattatatatagtacgattaacacattaaagaagagaaacatattcagacacattttacacaggttttatatgcataattttaaacattatacatgtatatattataagtttgaaatatgtaaatgctttctaaagctaaatacttgttctgagtttacataacttatcgaaagttttatctctttttaaattcaaatcacagaaaaaatataaaaaagtcagtatagataggttttttgggcttttaaatcaacactgaaaaattacatgaatcagataacaacagttttgTAAACAACTagataaaatttgaccgagccaaagattttcacacaatatgttctttcttattcaaattgcgaagagcctataggcacaagaaaaaaatcataatttttgttttcacttatataacattttttctcctttacacacggagtttattacactgctataagcaatgtagaactctattcatataagattcacatctatgcattttgacaaagaagaatttcagccatctttagtttcggaatgtaccaacttcagtcatatacactatattttctctatgattcaaaacttataattttaatatatgtgcagatttccatgtgaaaaggcacgcacgccatctatcattcaacctattactttttccaaagtaaacactataatcctcgtttggttagctccacaaactaatctctttggatcagtttatcaaaaaatatggatactaatgtcagaaaagaatataaacactatcaacaatACATATTGGCACAAGAatatttggttcaaggaacatattccacgtaatgcgtttatatcatggctggctttgcggagaagactgccaaccaaggatcgcttgaggcgttggggattaaatgtctcaggaacgtgcgccctttgtaatctggaaataaaggctcaccatcatctcttctttgagtgctctttctctcgcttgatatgggagccttttgctgctgaagtttggatttctcctccggctgatctacactctgttgcagcctagatcaatcaacctcgcgtcaacgTAGATGCAcatgctactccagtcatcaagctctacATTCAGTCAtgtctcctcaccttcatcagtcatccttgcctctttcgaccgtatgatgcgtgaccgtctcctctcttacccggtaagttcttctttctcatcttctctacttctttttatatttcttgtataagacttccttaaggctttttttaccttgagttgttgttggttgtttttgtttccttgctgtaataagttgtttaaaaacaacagtgtaacattttagaaaataataatcttaacatcttaccaaaaaaaaaaacaacaaatattgacttatttatgtgaatatatattttattttaaatcattatagtggacgaataaaacaccataatttgtacaacaaattttcttagattcacctcatcatactcaccattttaccattttaattacataattttacatgagcttcttcatccttcccggttattttctctttatttataactacaatataatgttataaattatatatattataaattaataatttatttacccttaaagtctaactattaaaatataacataattcaatatagatatatgattctattaataaattagcagttacaaatttgaaatttctagaaatatcaaaagttgtatgttagttaattattttctaaatgatatttatttttaattctttttagatgagaatattttggctgaggtggatagtctcaaaagccttgaatttagtcccttttcttagattcacctcatcatactcaccattttaccattttaattacataattttacatgagcttcttcatccttcccgattattttctctttatttataactacaatataatgttataaattatatatattataaattaataatttatttatcctTAAAGtctaactattaaaatataacataattcaatatagatatatgattctattaataaattagcagttacaaatttgaaatttctagaaatatcaaaagttgtatgttagttaattattttctaaatgatatttatttttaattatttttagatgagaatattttggctgaggtggatagtctcaaaagccttgaatttagtcccttttatatagtaggatactatttattttaaaataatttgttagtttagattttggcattattattttatattttaacttcatcaatttgaaaaaataaaaccataaatatatttttctagcGTTGCTCTTTTAACttggttttattatttcaatttaatttatataaattttaataaggttaacattttataaaaataatttttctattaattttgtatttaaagtttatttattttaaatatgtctcttatcacctagttttaaatatgtcaatatctaaatatataaattcaaataaaatttggatatttgttgttttagtttaaatatattaaactggtaaaaaataattttttaattaatcttgtgaagagaaaaatttaaattaaattttagtcaTTGAAATatcaacaattttttatttgattataattactttagttttgtatttgttaATACACACTTACAATTAATTttgatgaatatatatatttgtacagAAGATATCATATATGTTgatgtaaaaattatatttttaattatgtttagttttttattaatgtaacatatacattatatatatatatatatatatatattgtttcagTTGTGATAtatcaattattaatttttttaacgctaatttattatgatattacaattatgatttattagttattatcatatttaaaaaatattgccaaaaacataaattttctcGAATAAGCCTCATCGCATATAATGTTTATGATCACAATTCTTATTCTTACTCTTTTTGCATAATATGTTTGAATGACCAAAAGCCGTCGTTTGaagtttttatatatctacataAGCAGACTAAATTTTTAGTACATACACCAAACAAAAAGAGATGAAGGGAATCAACCACATTATATTACAAAATGTTTTTGAAcacattaaaatttcaaataagaaCTACTTTGTTCATCGCTCCAAGTGAGTGCTACTATTACCAGAGTCAGTTCTAGGTTTGGCCGGGTGAAAGATTCGGTTCAACTCTAATTTCTAAAGAACTATTATACATTAGATAGTatggtttttaactttttatattattaaatttttttatcattctaATCTAAAAAATGTTTATAGTCCCGTAAATCTAAGATCCATTCCCGACTACCCCTTGTTTAAGTTCAACGAAGGTTGACTGACTCTCAAACTATATATCCATCTCTATGTTCCCGCTCTGCTCAAGAATCAGTGTGTTAAGATCTAGCTGCATAACGAATGTGTTCCATTTGTTTTTGCCCCAATAAGTCTTGATACGACAACAACCATCAACCACACAAAAAATCATGTAAGCActttttggagaaaaaaaacaagcaaGAATGATGAAGCAAAGCATGTAAGGTATGTGAAATCCTATAGCGAGGCACTGAGGTAGCCTTTCAGTATGGTCGGAGACATGAGATCGAGCGTTGAGTTGATGCTGCCCAAACAAATCTCGCTGCAGATGCAACTCGCGTCTTCACGACAACCTAGGAAGTGACGATTGCTATGATCTCTTCTTGAACGGTGTATCAACCTTGTCTTTCTTGCTTCTTCCACACGTAAGGGACATGCGGTCTCAGTTTCATCGGTGTAATatgaactataaaattataattttaattacctCGCATAGTTCTGGAGAATATTTTTCAAATGCAAAAACATGCTACAAGATATTTCGTTCCAATTCCAAACATTTAATATTAGTGCCAAATAACACATTATCATGCCATATCTTTCAAGAACTTTGTAAATAAATGTTTTCTAAGACAACTCTAAACTTCCAATTGATCTATCACagaaaaaattaactaaaaggTTTTGAATTTTGAACGCTCCCGGGCACGATAACCGAGAAACCTCAGATATGTTTGGTTCCGACGCCGGTGGAGCACGAGTTCCTTGGCGTCAACCCCCATCCCCACTGCTTTTGCCTCTCTTCTATGTTCGTTTTACACTTGTGTTCTGTTTTAATGTCGCtcttttacataatttatgttctGGGTCACGCCGTCGTCGGATCTGATCACTGTGGCGTGCTCACCGGAACAACACGGTCAATCAGGGATTCCCAAAACCCTCGTCCAATAATCACCACCACAATAAAATCTCCCAAAAATTTCGATCTCTCACTATTCTTTGAGAT
This Brassica napus cultivar Da-Ae chromosome C6, Da-Ae, whole genome shotgun sequence DNA region includes the following protein-coding sequences:
- the LOC125588889 gene encoding S-protein homolog 5-like, whose protein sequence is MALFDKSHSIFMVMISFYSLYTIFSSVLDVSNAVQETSTSGSAGVDGFWPLAPKHVIINNTVQSKQTLNVHCKSSEDDLGLIHIPWNQTWGFKFHVNVFKTTKFRCHFTWGIGESHEFNIFTVARDDDNFGDYEVCKVCIWEVGRDNKGKAMCRVNRDELNHPVCFPWDDKAIL